A region from the Microcebus murinus isolate Inina chromosome 3, M.murinus_Inina_mat1.0, whole genome shotgun sequence genome encodes:
- the TAPT1 gene encoding transmembrane anterior posterior transformation protein 1 homolog isoform X3, whose product MIFGIFLCLDAFLYVFTLLPLRVFLALFRLLTLPCYGLRDRRLLQPAQVCDILKGVILVICYFMMHYVDYSMMYHLIRGQSVIKLYIIYNMLEVADRLFSSFGQDILDALYWTATEPKERKRAHIGVIPHFFMAVLYVFLHAILIMVQATTLNVAFNSHNKSLLTIMMSNNFVEIKGSVFKKFEKNNLFQMSNSDIKERFTNYVLLLIVCLRNMEQFSWNPDHLWVLFPDVCMVIASETAVDIVKHAFITKFNDITADVYSEYRASLAFDLVSSRQKNAYTDYSDSVARRMGFIPLPLAVLLIRVVTSSIKVQGILSYACVILFYFGLISLKVLNSIVLLGKSCQYVKEAKMEEKLSNPPPASTPGKPSSKSQNKCKPSQGLSTEENLSASVTSQPVHQKENVIPLLVTSNSDQFLTTPDGDEKDITQENSELKHRSSKKDLLEIDRFTICGNRID is encoded by the exons GGACAGACGTTTGCTTCAGCCTGCCCAGGTGTGTGACATTTTGAAGGGTGTCATTTTGGTAATCTGCTATTTTATGATGCACTATGTTGACTACTCCATGATGTACCACCTGATAAGGGGGCAGTCTGTCATCAAGCTCTACATCATCTACAACATGCTTGAG gtaGCTGATCGTCTGTTTTCATCATTTGGACAAGATATATTAGATGCTCTCTATTGGACAGCAACAGagcctaaagaaagaaaaagagcccATATTGGGGTGATTCCTCACTTTTTCATGGCTGTTCTCTATGTCT TTTTGCACGCAATCCTTATAATGGTTCAAGCAACAACCCTCAACGTAGCTTTTAACTCACACAACAAGTCACTGCTTACTATCATGATGTCTAATAAT TTTGTTGAAATTAAAGGAAGTGTTTTCAAGAAGTTTGAAAAGAACAATCTCTTTCAAATGTCAAATAGCG atattaaagAACGATTCACAAATTATGTGCTTTTGCTGATAGTATGTCTAAGAAACATGGAACAGTTTTCATGGAATCCAG ATCATCTCTGGGTATTGTTTCCAGATGTCTGTATGGTAATTGCATCAGAAACTGCTGTGGATATTGTAAAACATGCCTTTATCACCAAGTTTAATGACATTACTGCAGAT gTCTACAGTGAATATAGAGCCAGTCTTGCTTTTGACCTTGTTAGCAGCCGACAGAAAAAT GCGTATACCGATTACAGTGACTCAGTAGCACGAAGGATGGGTTTTATTCCTCTCCCACTAGCTGTTTTA CTCATCAGAGTTGTAACAAGCTCAATTAAAGTGCAAGGAATCCTGTCTTATGCCTGTGTCATACTCTTCTATTTTGG GTTGATATCCTTGAAAGTACTTAATAGCATCGTGCTATTGGGGAAATCATGCCAGTACGTGAAGGAAGCCAAAATGGAAGAGAAGCTGTCCAACCCTCCCCCCGCCAGCACTCCGGGCAAGCCGTCCAGTAAATCACAGAACAAGTGTAAACCCTCTCAAG GACTTTCCACGGAAGAAAACCTGTCTGCTTCGGTCACCAGCCAGCCTGTTCATCAGAAGGAAAATGTCATACCATTACTTGTGACAAGCAATTCTGATCAGTTCCTGACAACTCCAGACGGTGATGAGAAGGACATAACACAGGAAAATTCTGAATTAAAACACAGATCCTCAAAGAAAGATTTGTTAGAGATAGACAGGTTCACAATTTGCGGAAACCGAATTGACTGA